A DNA window from Halorubrum sp. DM2 contains the following coding sequences:
- a CDS encoding FAD-dependent oxidoreductase has product MSGDDRDVVVVGAGPAGCAAAVFAARDGLDVAVFDRGRSSLARCAHLGNYPGFPAGIDVGTLSDLMRAQAERAGCALVDDLVESVERPVDGSADSDDSDSSDDPDESRFVVRPQEGDPVAARRVIAATRYDGEYLRGLDDDDAMFEVHDHGDETHEHFDREYADRDGTTPVDGLYVASPSDADRQAITAAGRGARVGKRVVADARTDAGWWPDAAEGVDWVRRETELDDEWSDRDRWVEWFDERHADGPVDPDSERFTRVREAAVDEALSAYVDADEEAARAAAGHRALAERLDPEAVVDAHGTDALLDAMDDEAVAAYVAGDEPNADRSDEASP; this is encoded by the coding sequence ATGAGCGGCGACGACCGCGACGTCGTCGTGGTCGGGGCCGGTCCCGCGGGCTGCGCCGCCGCGGTGTTCGCGGCGCGCGACGGCCTCGACGTCGCCGTCTTCGACCGCGGCCGGTCGTCGCTCGCGCGCTGCGCGCATCTCGGGAACTACCCCGGGTTCCCGGCCGGCATCGACGTCGGGACGCTCTCCGACCTCATGCGCGCGCAGGCGGAGCGGGCGGGCTGTGCGCTCGTCGACGACCTCGTCGAGTCCGTCGAGCGTCCCGTCGACGGCTCCGCTGATTCTGACGACTCCGATAGCTCCGACGACCCCGATGAGTCGCGGTTCGTCGTCCGCCCGCAGGAGGGCGACCCGGTCGCGGCTCGCCGGGTGATCGCGGCGACGCGCTACGACGGGGAGTACCTCCGCGGGCTCGACGACGACGACGCGATGTTCGAGGTCCACGACCACGGCGACGAGACCCACGAGCACTTCGACCGCGAGTACGCCGACCGCGACGGAACGACTCCCGTCGACGGACTGTACGTGGCATCTCCCTCCGACGCGGACCGGCAGGCGATCACCGCCGCCGGCCGCGGCGCGCGGGTCGGCAAGCGGGTCGTCGCCGACGCCCGGACCGACGCCGGCTGGTGGCCGGACGCGGCGGAGGGGGTCGACTGGGTCCGCCGGGAGACCGAACTCGACGACGAGTGGAGCGACCGCGACCGGTGGGTCGAGTGGTTCGACGAGCGCCACGCCGACGGCCCGGTCGATCCCGACTCGGAGCGGTTCACACGCGTCCGGGAGGCCGCGGTCGACGAGGCGCTGTCGGCGTACGTCGACGCGGACGAGGAGGCGGCCCGCGCCGCGGCCGGACACCGCGCGCTCGCGGAGCGGCTCGACCCCGAGGCGGTCGTCGACGCCCACGGGACCGACGCGCTGCTCGACGCGATGGACGACGAGGCCGTCGCGGCGTACGTCGCGGGGGACGAACCGAACGCCGACCGATCCGACGAGGCGTCGCCATGA
- a CDS encoding iron ABC transporter permease, whose product MNGGETRTDGGSVADGEGRAIGGGSPRRPVEGDRLGWLFEPRLAAVIAGSLALVVVAGLVQVSFGTYSMTVGQAWRAVLDPAVLLDPRWFLNFLLGEELMRAVTGFQGELPQLARETLVVWNIRLPRVLVAVVVGMNLAVSGAIFQAVTRNELASPFILGVSSGAGLMILLTLVVFGGLSAFLPIIAALGGSVAFLVVYAIAWKNGTSPVRLVLAGVIVGTVFNSLQTGLFFFADDIGVVQSAIQWTTGSLTGTDWEQVRMALPWTLVAVTLSLAGSRQLNLLLLGEQTAKSLGMSIERVRFALSGVAVLAAAASIAVAGIVSFVGLIVPHVVRNLVGSDYKRVIVGCLFVGPALMVGADVGARLGMSVLTGADAQVPVGIVTGLVGGPYFLYLMRRQQNMGDL is encoded by the coding sequence ATGAACGGCGGGGAGACGAGGACCGACGGCGGGTCCGTCGCCGACGGTGAGGGTCGGGCGATCGGCGGCGGCTCCCCCCGGCGACCGGTCGAGGGGGACCGGCTCGGGTGGCTGTTCGAGCCTCGCCTCGCTGCGGTGATCGCGGGGAGCCTCGCCCTCGTCGTCGTTGCGGGACTCGTCCAGGTGAGCTTCGGCACGTACTCGATGACGGTCGGGCAGGCGTGGCGGGCCGTCCTCGACCCCGCCGTCCTGCTCGATCCGCGGTGGTTCCTCAACTTCCTCCTCGGCGAGGAGCTGATGCGGGCGGTCACGGGATTTCAGGGCGAACTACCGCAGCTCGCGCGCGAGACGCTCGTCGTCTGGAACATCCGGCTCCCGCGGGTGCTCGTCGCCGTCGTCGTCGGGATGAACCTCGCCGTCTCGGGCGCGATCTTTCAGGCGGTGACGCGGAACGAGCTGGCCAGCCCGTTCATCCTCGGCGTCTCCTCGGGCGCGGGGCTGATGATCCTGCTCACGCTCGTCGTGTTCGGCGGCCTCTCGGCGTTTCTCCCCATCATCGCGGCGCTGGGCGGCTCCGTGGCGTTCCTCGTCGTCTACGCCATCGCGTGGAAGAACGGGACCAGCCCCGTGCGGCTCGTGCTCGCGGGCGTCATCGTCGGGACGGTCTTCAACAGCCTCCAGACGGGGCTGTTCTTTTTCGCCGACGACATCGGCGTCGTCCAGTCGGCGATCCAGTGGACCACCGGCTCGCTGACGGGGACCGACTGGGAACAGGTCCGGATGGCGCTCCCGTGGACGCTCGTGGCGGTGACCCTGTCGCTCGCGGGCTCGCGGCAGCTGAACCTCCTCCTCCTCGGCGAGCAGACGGCGAAGTCGCTGGGGATGTCGATAGAGCGGGTGCGGTTCGCGCTCTCCGGCGTCGCCGTGCTGGCGGCCGCCGCCAGCATCGCGGTGGCGGGCATCGTGAGCTTCGTTGGGCTCATCGTCCCCCACGTGGTTCGGAACCTCGTCGGTAGCGACTACAAGCGGGTGATCGTCGGCTGCCTGTTCGTCGGCCCGGCGCTGATGGTCGGTGCCGACGTCGGGGCGCGCCTCGGGATGAGCGTACTGACCGGCGCGGACGCGCAGGTCCCGGTCGGGATCGTCACCGGGCTGGTCGGCGGGCCGTACTTCCTGTACCTGATGCGTCGACAGCAGAACATGGGTGACCTCTGA
- a CDS encoding ABC transporter ATP-binding protein, with protein MATEHADATETDESSGVSEPNGATEPSGTNTPSGADGPRGTGGAGDASDLDAEDLVLGYPTAPEPVIDGESVAAEPGAVTALVGPNGSGKSTLLKGLANQLEPEGGSVLLDGRDVHSMGTKALAKKLGLLSQESTSPGSITVEDLVYHGRYPHRGFFERTTDEDARAVERAIDLAGCGHLRDREVGSLSGGQKQLAWIAMILAQDTDVLLLDEPTTFLDLHHQMEVMEIIETLRSESEVTVVVVLHDIEQAARLADRVVALKDGEIRARGPPEEVVTEELLTDVFRVDAEVVDTDRGPRVTPIRARHEE; from the coding sequence ATGGCGACTGAACACGCGGACGCGACGGAGACGGACGAATCGAGCGGTGTAAGCGAGCCCAACGGCGCAACCGAGCCGAGCGGTACGAACACCCCGAGCGGCGCGGACGGACCCCGCGGAACGGGCGGCGCGGGAGACGCGAGCGACCTCGACGCCGAGGACCTCGTGTTGGGCTACCCGACCGCCCCGGAACCGGTGATCGACGGCGAGTCGGTCGCGGCCGAGCCGGGCGCGGTCACCGCCCTCGTCGGCCCGAACGGCTCCGGGAAGAGCACCCTGCTGAAGGGGTTGGCGAACCAGCTCGAACCCGAGGGCGGCTCGGTACTCCTCGACGGGCGCGACGTCCACTCGATGGGGACGAAGGCGCTCGCGAAGAAGCTCGGACTGCTCTCACAGGAGAGTACGTCGCCGGGCAGCATCACCGTCGAGGATCTGGTGTATCACGGCCGCTACCCGCACCGCGGCTTCTTCGAACGGACGACCGACGAGGACGCTCGCGCAGTCGAGCGCGCCATCGACCTCGCCGGCTGCGGCCACCTGCGGGACCGGGAGGTCGGGAGCCTGAGCGGCGGGCAAAAGCAGTTGGCGTGGATCGCGATGATCTTAGCGCAGGACACCGACGTACTCCTCTTAGACGAGCCGACGACGTTCCTCGATCTCCACCACCAGATGGAGGTGATGGAGATCATCGAGACGCTCCGCTCCGAGAGCGAGGTCACCGTCGTCGTCGTCCTCCACGACATCGAACAGGCCGCGCGGCTCGCCGACCGGGTAGTCGCGCTGAAGGACGGCGAGATCCGAGCGCGCGGCCCGCCCGAGGAGGTCGTCACCGAGGAGCTGCTCACCGACGTGTTCCGCGTCGACGCCGAGGTCGTCGACACCGACCGCGGTCCGCGAGTGACGCCGATCCGGGCGCGACACGAGGAGTAG
- a CDS encoding ABC transporter substrate-binding protein, protein MPNRDEVPAEPTRRAFAKYGGAAALGGLLAGCTGGGDAAGSADDGGDGTGSGGGDSAGSGGDTDEDAETDKVDGSYTTSIAPMGEVTFESPPETVFTRLTHHADMAFALGRSDGITAMHAPDYYDGLWNQYVERLPGVSLDWTGLYSSWQPSKEKLYALDSDVHLADPAWITQQDAWSREDIDEVAERVSPWFGNSLSDRHQEPTDEWADGYQYYGLWEQFELVAEAFQERERYEALAGVREELLATIDENIPPAEERPSAIMVAAADIEQIYAYTLSNPGFLTAHTRPLGPRDAFEGSIESGTVIDFETILDADPDVILYLGGMEPGTDMAGRRTAFEEDPVGSEVTAVKNDRIHPQGARYQGPILNLFQLEMTAKQLYPDAFGAWPRYEEGPYPEIPEAERLFDRGRVADAINGDL, encoded by the coding sequence ATGCCCAACCGAGACGAGGTACCAGCCGAACCGACCCGCAGAGCGTTCGCGAAGTACGGCGGCGCGGCCGCTCTCGGCGGCCTGCTCGCCGGCTGTACCGGCGGTGGCGACGCCGCCGGCTCCGCGGACGACGGCGGCGACGGGACCGGCTCCGGCGGCGGCGATTCAGCGGGGTCCGGGGGCGACACGGACGAGGATGCCGAGACCGACAAGGTCGACGGAAGCTACACGACGTCCATCGCGCCGATGGGCGAGGTGACGTTCGAGTCGCCGCCGGAGACGGTGTTCACGCGGCTCACCCACCACGCGGATATGGCGTTCGCGCTCGGCCGGAGCGACGGGATCACCGCGATGCACGCGCCGGACTACTACGACGGGCTCTGGAACCAGTACGTCGAGCGCCTGCCGGGCGTCTCGCTCGACTGGACGGGGCTCTATTCCTCGTGGCAGCCGAGCAAGGAGAAGCTGTACGCCCTCGACAGCGACGTCCACCTCGCGGACCCGGCGTGGATCACTCAACAGGACGCGTGGAGCCGCGAGGACATCGACGAGGTCGCCGAGCGGGTCTCCCCGTGGTTCGGGAACTCCCTCTCCGACCGACACCAAGAACCGACCGACGAGTGGGCCGACGGCTATCAGTACTACGGCCTGTGGGAACAGTTCGAGCTCGTCGCCGAGGCGTTTCAGGAGCGCGAGCGCTACGAGGCGCTCGCGGGCGTCCGCGAGGAGCTACTCGCAACGATCGACGAGAACATTCCGCCGGCGGAGGAGCGACCGAGCGCGATCATGGTCGCCGCCGCCGACATCGAGCAGATCTACGCGTACACGCTGAGCAACCCCGGCTTCCTCACGGCGCACACCCGCCCGCTCGGGCCGCGCGACGCCTTCGAGGGGAGCATCGAGTCCGGGACCGTAATCGACTTCGAGACGATACTCGACGCCGACCCCGACGTAATCCTATACCTCGGCGGCATGGAGCCGGGGACGGACATGGCCGGCCGACGGACAGCCTTCGAGGAGGACCCCGTCGGCTCGGAGGTCACCGCGGTCAAGAACGACCGCATTCACCCGCAGGGCGCTCGGTATCAGGGACCGATCCTCAATCTCTTCCAGCTGGAGATGACCGCGAAGCAGCTGTACCCCGACGCCTTCGGCGCGTGGCCGCGGTACGAGGAGGGCCCGTACCCGGAGATCCCGGAGGCGGAGCGCCTGTTCGACCGGGGGCGCGTCGCGGACGCCATCAACGGGGACTTGTAG
- a CDS encoding TrmB family transcriptional regulator sugar-binding domain-containing protein, which translates to MDDRTLTDLLRRFGLSDKEVDTYLSLLEHGEAKASTVADAAGVSKRYVYSVSESLEERGFVEVNDHVVPTTIRANPPEEVIERLRSDVDAMRPGLAERYSRVERQAEQFEVIKSRVTVLKRVRSLLEDADSEVTLSLTAGQVPEVSEALADAVDRGVLVLLVVSDADLDADDPTLSGVANVVRTWGEAMPTLLTVDSAAGVVAPPELLRRSTTDRQAIAFAQEQLAPVIVGSFLGNYWPAATEARVADSAPLPAEYTNFRHTVLQATLRLRAGDPPRVTIAGRRTDDDEPVDIVGRVVETRQGMVEPTNNEFPVEHSLVVETDDGEVTVGGQGAFVEDVEADLVRIEPDDE; encoded by the coding sequence ATGGACGACCGGACGCTGACGGACCTCCTCCGACGCTTCGGACTCTCCGACAAGGAGGTCGACACCTATCTCAGTCTGCTCGAACACGGCGAGGCGAAGGCCAGCACCGTCGCCGACGCGGCGGGCGTCTCGAAGCGGTACGTCTACAGCGTGAGCGAGTCGCTCGAAGAGCGCGGCTTCGTCGAGGTGAACGACCACGTCGTGCCGACCACCATCCGCGCGAACCCGCCCGAGGAGGTGATAGAGCGACTACGCTCTGACGTCGACGCGATGCGGCCCGGGCTGGCCGAGCGGTACTCCCGCGTGGAGCGGCAGGCCGAGCAGTTCGAGGTGATCAAGTCGCGGGTCACCGTCCTCAAGCGGGTCCGCTCGCTGCTCGAAGACGCCGACTCCGAGGTGACGCTGTCGCTCACCGCCGGGCAGGTCCCGGAGGTCAGCGAGGCGCTCGCGGACGCCGTGGACCGCGGCGTCCTCGTCCTGCTCGTCGTCTCCGACGCGGACCTCGACGCGGACGACCCCACCCTGTCGGGGGTCGCGAACGTCGTGCGGACGTGGGGCGAGGCGATGCCGACGCTGCTCACCGTCGACTCCGCGGCCGGCGTCGTCGCCCCGCCAGAGCTCCTCCGTCGGTCGACGACCGACCGGCAGGCCATCGCCTTCGCGCAGGAACAGCTCGCGCCGGTGATCGTCGGGTCCTTCCTCGGGAACTACTGGCCCGCCGCGACCGAGGCCCGCGTCGCCGACTCGGCCCCGCTCCCGGCCGAGTACACGAACTTCAGACACACCGTCCTTCAGGCGACGCTGCGGCTCCGCGCCGGGGACCCGCCCAGAGTGACGATCGCCGGCCGGCGGACCGACGACGACGAGCCGGTCGATATCGTCGGCCGCGTCGTCGAGACGAGACAGGGGATGGTGGAGCCGACGAACAACGAGTTCCCGGTCGAACACTCGCTCGTCGTCGAGACCGACGACGGCGAGGTCACCGTTGGCGGACAGGGCGCGTTCGTCGAGGACGTCGAGGCCGACCTCGTTCGGATCGAACCGGACGACGAGTAG
- a CDS encoding alpha-amylase family glycosyl hydrolase, translating into MYEPGPPRTTSVGESVELAPRSPDPDGTYRWTVRDAPGDSALSAGDGPDATGPPSSATTVGADGSNGSERSDRSDGSVAAFRAGETSRDDDPVVHLVPDAPGTYVLALDAPDGVHRQRVRAFPDERRETEIRVPAADLAGGDGESGGDETDDGESGGDGTDDAGIDRVSLLWPLNENRLARDRAERDGDDWVARVRVPPGSHGFAFVPDDDRSAAHHGVCEVPGPGRPRVSLDATVVGTDDPDETARLRLTAAVEPAPAVDEVERGGDPDALDATFLVDDRDADPEAVAAVESRADGRTLAVPLDELRADGVDDAVRIHAVPHGERYGAAETVRVEAGGRGATENGEAVAVSDPNPTPEWAESPTIYEVFVRSFAGDTLPTTFREIERRVEYLDHLGVDTLWLTPVLASPTDHGYHVTDYYDTAADLGSRESFESLVETCHDAGIRVIFDLVINHTSRDHPAFQLHSAGVDAYADHYRRTDAAFDVTGIDWAQLGDGDMPDYYFEWGRIPNLNYDSPAVREWLLDVVDEWAGVVDGFRADVAWGVPHGFWKEVADRVPEDVLLLDETLPHDPFYGEGEFDRHYDTSLYETLRAVGAGEEPADAVKTALARGEWLGFGDGGRSQMRYVENHDEDRYLAEYGRDALRAAAAVTFTLPGAPMIYAGQERGNETYRGPIRWHDGDNGLTEFHRELVGLREAEPLLREGEVAFDGRAADVRVVEGDAERVTAYERTPARGGDADGPDPEDRDALLVVVNFGAEPATVAVPDSVDADLFGDGAVRGGDGSDDGGAVIAVDSAAVLR; encoded by the coding sequence GTGTACGAACCCGGCCCCCCGCGGACGACGAGCGTCGGCGAGTCGGTCGAGCTTGCGCCGCGGTCCCCGGACCCCGACGGGACGTACCGGTGGACCGTCCGCGACGCGCCCGGCGACAGCGCGCTGTCGGCCGGCGACGGCCCGGACGCGACCGGCCCGCCGAGTTCGGCGACGACGGTCGGAGCGGACGGCTCGAACGGCTCGGAGCGCTCGGACCGTTCCGACGGCTCGGTCGCGGCGTTTCGAGCGGGCGAGACGAGCCGCGACGACGACCCCGTCGTTCACCTCGTCCCCGACGCCCCCGGCACCTACGTGCTCGCGCTCGACGCGCCCGACGGCGTCCACCGCCAGCGGGTGCGCGCCTTCCCCGACGAGCGGCGCGAGACGGAGATCCGAGTTCCGGCCGCCGATCTCGCCGGCGGCGACGGTGAGAGCGGCGGCGACGAGACCGACGACGGCGAGAGCGGCGGCGACGGAACCGACGACGCCGGTATCGACCGCGTCTCGCTTTTGTGGCCGCTCAACGAGAACCGGCTCGCCCGCGACCGGGCCGAGCGCGACGGCGACGACTGGGTCGCGCGGGTACGCGTCCCGCCGGGGAGCCACGGCTTCGCCTTCGTCCCCGACGACGACCGGTCGGCGGCGCACCACGGCGTCTGCGAGGTCCCCGGTCCCGGTCGCCCACGGGTTTCGCTCGACGCGACGGTCGTCGGGACCGACGACCCGGACGAGACCGCCCGGCTCCGCCTGACCGCCGCGGTCGAACCGGCCCCCGCGGTCGACGAGGTCGAGCGCGGCGGCGACCCGGACGCGCTCGACGCGACGTTCCTCGTCGACGACCGCGACGCCGACCCGGAGGCGGTCGCGGCGGTCGAGTCGCGGGCGGACGGTCGGACGCTTGCGGTCCCGCTCGACGAACTCCGGGCCGACGGCGTCGACGACGCCGTCCGGATCCACGCGGTCCCGCACGGCGAGCGGTACGGGGCCGCGGAGACGGTTCGGGTCGAGGCGGGCGGTCGGGGAGCGACCGAGAACGGGGAGGCCGTCGCGGTCAGCGATCCGAACCCGACGCCCGAGTGGGCGGAGTCGCCGACGATCTACGAGGTCTTCGTCCGGTCGTTCGCGGGCGACACGCTCCCCACCACGTTCCGCGAGATCGAGCGCCGGGTCGAGTACCTCGATCACCTCGGCGTCGACACGCTCTGGCTCACGCCCGTTCTCGCCTCGCCGACGGACCACGGCTATCACGTCACCGACTACTACGACACCGCCGCCGACCTCGGCTCCCGCGAGTCGTTCGAGTCGCTCGTCGAGACGTGTCACGACGCCGGAATCCGGGTGATATTCGATCTGGTGATCAACCACACCTCCCGCGATCACCCCGCGTTCCAGCTCCACTCCGCGGGCGTCGACGCCTACGCCGACCACTACCGCCGGACCGACGCCGCCTTCGACGTGACCGGGATCGACTGGGCGCAGCTCGGCGACGGCGACATGCCGGACTACTACTTCGAGTGGGGCCGGATCCCGAACCTCAACTACGACAGCCCGGCGGTCCGCGAGTGGCTGCTCGACGTCGTCGACGAGTGGGCCGGCGTCGTCGACGGGTTCCGCGCCGACGTGGCGTGGGGCGTCCCGCACGGCTTCTGGAAGGAGGTCGCCGACCGCGTCCCCGAGGACGTCCTGCTCCTCGACGAGACCCTGCCGCACGACCCGTTCTACGGCGAGGGAGAGTTCGACCGCCACTACGACACCTCGCTGTACGAGACGCTTCGCGCGGTCGGTGCGGGCGAGGAGCCGGCGGACGCGGTCAAGACCGCCCTCGCCCGCGGCGAGTGGCTCGGCTTCGGCGACGGCGGCCGCTCGCAGATGCGGTACGTCGAGAACCACGACGAGGACCGATACCTCGCGGAGTACGGCCGCGACGCCCTCCGGGCGGCCGCGGCGGTGACGTTCACGCTGCCGGGCGCGCCGATGATCTACGCCGGACAGGAGCGCGGCAACGAGACGTACCGCGGTCCGATCCGGTGGCACGACGGCGACAACGGCCTCACCGAGTTCCACCGCGAACTGGTCGGGCTGCGCGAGGCCGAACCGCTGCTCCGCGAGGGGGAGGTCGCGTTCGACGGTCGCGCGGCCGACGTGCGCGTGGTCGAGGGAGACGCCGAGCGCGTCACCGCCTACGAGCGGACGCCTGCGAGGGGAGGCGACGCCGACGGGCCCGACCCGGAAGACCGCGACGCGCTCCTCGTCGTCGTCAACTTCGGCGCGGAGCCGGCGACCGTCGCCGTTCCCGACTCGGTCGACGCAGACCTGTTCGGTGACGGCGCGGTCCGCGGCGGGGACGGAAGCGACGACGGCGGGGCCGTGATCGCGGTCGACTCGGCCGCCGTCCTCCGGTAG